The following coding sequences lie in one Flavobacterium cyclinae genomic window:
- a CDS encoding T9SS type A sorting domain-containing protein, with protein MTKNYLIICLLCSFLGFSQFNPAAPWMDEINASKKGEVTIDELVVAFNQYWLTHDKNVKGSGYKPFMRSEFHWRSFTNEQGFIQSSEEFWNAWKQKKQSKITSRNAVLSLPISNWQAVGPFTHTNTGSWSSGQGRVNIVHVDPSNSNTIYLGAPAGGIWKSTDNGSTWTPLTDELPQIGVSGIAVDYSDSNTIYIATGDKDAGDSYSVGVYKSTDGGATWNPTGIMGTTSNPSRAGDILIHPTNNQILWCATNSGIYRTTNAGATWSRVRLGDFSQGSIRLKPGSPDIVYAVSDNAFYRSTNTGSSFSQITSGLPTASSRLLLDVTPANVDYVYVLSAASGGEFQGIYRSTDGGTTFTARNTTTDVFESNQSWYDLALAVSSTNAEEIYTGCLNVWKSVSGGTSITKINSWSNPSGPSYTHADIHYLGFHGTRLFAGTDGGIYVSDNNGSNFTDLTAGVQISQFYRIAVSKQSSANMVGGLQDNGGHAYSGGIWKNYYGADGMDTAINPNNQNQYYGFIQNGSTLYISDSAGNGITGSVSSPGVSGNWVTPLIANNSGELFSGFDGLYKLNGTSWTLQNADPLGSGNVDIIEVDPSNDDIMYVANGFALYKSTNRGVNFTNVYNLPSGNIQSVEVHSTDSNIVYLVSSGSSGAVLKSTDGGINFTDISNGLPSIGKNCIVHQGRNTDNPLYLGTTLGVYYRDDSMAQWEPFDTNLPNVSVRDLEINLEDAKLIAATYGRGVWETPITVQLANVDVKFIAIQNPGININCNDNVVPQIQVKNNGLTTLNTISVDYTIDATPYTYNWSGTILSNEVTSIDLPAVTLSRGMHSMNVTTTTTNDAFSDNNQGSATFYVNDSGTIGLTNTFTNTTDQLISYKEGATGAQWVRTVRTDGLSSSSNIVYSTNTNGNYPNNTKAYLVSQCYNLSNVINPQISFSMKYELEENWDVAYVEYSTNFGASWSVLGTMGATWYNSDRTSATTGNDCYNCPGAQWTGSNVNLTTYSYPLNALNSETNIIFRIVFHSDSSVVGLGVNIDDFLIDGTLSNENLEIQNIVLYPNPSEGNFYINWGDVKPNAIEVYDLTGKIVWSNYNVSNSSSEKNLNLSSVQQGVYFVKISTENSSVVKRVIKK; from the coding sequence ATGACTAAAAATTACCTTATTATCTGTCTATTGTGTTCCTTTTTAGGGTTTTCACAATTTAATCCTGCAGCTCCTTGGATGGACGAAATTAATGCTTCAAAGAAAGGAGAAGTTACTATTGATGAATTAGTTGTGGCGTTTAATCAGTATTGGTTAACTCATGATAAAAACGTCAAAGGATCAGGATATAAGCCCTTTATGCGTTCTGAATTTCATTGGAGAAGTTTCACAAACGAACAAGGTTTTATTCAATCTTCAGAAGAATTTTGGAATGCTTGGAAACAAAAGAAACAATCAAAAATAACTAGTAGAAATGCGGTTTTGTCATTACCGATAAGTAATTGGCAGGCTGTTGGACCTTTTACACATACCAATACCGGTTCTTGGTCTTCTGGTCAAGGAAGAGTTAATATTGTTCATGTAGATCCTTCAAATTCAAACACAATATATTTAGGCGCACCTGCTGGTGGAATCTGGAAATCAACAGATAATGGTTCAACTTGGACGCCTTTAACAGATGAGCTACCTCAAATTGGAGTTTCAGGAATTGCGGTTGATTATTCTGATTCAAATACAATTTATATTGCAACCGGTGATAAAGATGCAGGAGATTCTTACTCTGTAGGGGTTTATAAATCCACTGATGGAGGCGCTACTTGGAATCCAACTGGAATAATGGGAACTACTTCAAATCCTTCAAGAGCAGGAGATATATTAATTCATCCAACCAATAATCAAATTCTTTGGTGTGCAACCAATTCTGGAATTTATAGAACGACAAACGCTGGAGCAACTTGGTCTAGAGTAAGACTTGGAGATTTTTCTCAAGGAAGTATTCGATTAAAACCTGGAAGTCCAGATATTGTTTATGCAGTTTCTGATAATGCATTTTATCGTTCAACTAATACAGGTTCTAGTTTTTCTCAAATAACTTCAGGTTTACCAACTGCTTCAAGTAGATTATTGTTAGACGTTACTCCGGCCAATGTAGATTATGTTTATGTTTTAAGTGCTGCAAGTGGAGGGGAATTTCAAGGAATTTATCGATCTACTGATGGAGGAACAACATTTACGGCAAGAAACACTACAACTGATGTTTTTGAATCTAATCAATCTTGGTATGATTTAGCTTTGGCAGTTTCTTCAACTAATGCAGAGGAAATTTATACAGGTTGTTTGAATGTTTGGAAATCAGTAAGTGGAGGTACAAGTATAACAAAAATAAACAGTTGGAGTAATCCAAGCGGACCATCATATACACATGCCGATATCCATTACTTAGGATTTCACGGCACAAGATTATTTGCAGGAACGGATGGAGGAATTTACGTTTCAGATAATAATGGAAGTAATTTCACTGATTTAACAGCCGGTGTACAAATTAGTCAGTTTTATAGAATTGCAGTATCAAAACAATCTTCTGCCAATATGGTAGGAGGATTGCAAGATAATGGTGGTCATGCGTACAGCGGAGGAATTTGGAAAAATTATTATGGCGCTGACGGAATGGATACTGCAATTAATCCAAACAATCAAAATCAATATTATGGTTTTATTCAAAACGGTAGTACTTTGTACATAAGTGATTCTGCTGGTAATGGAATTACAGGTTCTGTTTCATCACCTGGGGTTAGTGGCAACTGGGTTACTCCTTTAATTGCTAACAATAGTGGTGAATTATTTTCGGGTTTTGATGGATTATATAAGTTAAATGGAACAAGTTGGACATTACAAAATGCAGATCCATTAGGGTCGGGTAATGTAGACATCATTGAAGTTGATCCATCTAATGATGATATTATGTATGTGGCAAATGGTTTTGCTTTATATAAAAGTACTAACCGAGGTGTGAATTTTACAAATGTGTATAATTTACCAAGTGGTAACATACAATCAGTTGAGGTTCATTCAACAGATAGTAACATAGTTTATTTAGTTTCAAGCGGTTCTTCGGGAGCAGTTTTAAAATCAACAGATGGTGGAATTAATTTTACAGATATTTCTAATGGATTGCCTTCTATTGGGAAAAATTGCATTGTTCATCAAGGAAGAAATACAGATAATCCTCTTTATTTAGGAACAACTTTAGGTGTTTATTACAGAGATGATTCAATGGCACAATGGGAGCCATTTGATACGAATTTACCAAATGTTTCAGTTCGTGATTTAGAAATTAATTTAGAAGATGCAAAACTAATTGCGGCTACATATGGTAGAGGAGTTTGGGAAACTCCAATTACAGTTCAATTAGCTAATGTAGATGTAAAGTTTATTGCCATTCAAAATCCAGGAATCAATATTAATTGTAATGATAATGTAGTGCCACAAATTCAAGTTAAGAATAACGGATTAACAACATTAAATACCATTTCGGTTGATTATACAATTGATGCTACTCCATATACGTATAACTGGTCAGGTACAATTTTATCAAATGAAGTAACTTCAATTGATTTACCTGCAGTAACATTATCTCGTGGAATGCATTCTATGAATGTAACAACTACTACAACTAATGATGCTTTCTCAGATAATAATCAAGGAAGTGCAACTTTTTATGTTAATGATTCAGGAACAATTGGATTGACCAATACATTTACAAATACTACTGACCAATTAATTTCTTATAAAGAAGGCGCTACTGGAGCTCAATGGGTTAGAACTGTTAGGACAGATGGTTTGTCCTCTTCAAGTAATATAGTATATTCGACTAATACAAACGGAAACTATCCAAATAATACAAAAGCATATTTAGTTTCTCAATGTTATAATTTATCTAATGTGATAAATCCGCAAATTAGCTTTTCAATGAAATATGAGCTTGAAGAAAATTGGGATGTTGCATATGTAGAATACTCAACAAATTTTGGTGCTTCATGGTCGGTTTTAGGAACTATGGGTGCTACATGGTATAATAGTGATCGAACTTCTGCAACTACAGGAAATGATTGTTATAATTGTCCAGGAGCTCAATGGACAGGTTCAAATGTTAATTTAACTACTTATAGTTATCCATTAAATGCTTTAAATTCTGAAACAAATATTATTTTCAGAATTGTATTCCACTCAGATTCATCAGTTGTAGGATTAGGTGTTAATATTGATGATTTTTTAATTGACGGAACACTTTCAAATGAAAATTTAGAAATCCAAAACATAGTTCTTTATCCAAATCCATCTGAAGGGAATTTCTACATTAATTGGGGAGATGTGAAACCAAATGCAATTGAAGTTTATGATTTAACAGGAAAAATAGTTTGGTCAAATTACAATGTAAGTAACTCTTCATCAGAGAAGAATTTAAATTTATCTTCTGTACAGCAAGGCGTTTATTTTGTTAAAATTTCAACTGAAAATTCCTCTGTTGTGAAACGTGTAATTAAAAAATAA
- a CDS encoding S8/S53 family peptidase has protein sequence MKIKLTIFFLFSISFLTSQNKLIVCLDIEKNEVVSFIDNNGFLIEPLYKISEENYKFLEQDALRISGTDFSVKKLKNYFIISNFNQFLIDFLSTSKIPFFAYTERIVPPPGDILPITPAYVSQQTYLQSNPGLNVQAVWNLGYSGQNITIHNIEYGFNKNHEEFNETNCHIATGMDVNSSATASYTEHGTATMGVLFGHNGTYGITGIAHGAQQVWLYPEWQQSGYSRINAITQALNNSTVGDVIVFEMQAYGFNGTVSNPRFVPAEYDILVWNLTKALTDSGRIVVAAAGNGFQNLDSLDYENYMNYGDSGAIIVGGGTANTTHAIFPPYVVSGITYSSTFGNRVDVQGWFENVRTTGAIPNSGFTLIGNDFNQSYMTFTGTSSATAQIGGVVTVLQSYYKSQTNNTLTSQQMRAILKNTGIPQGGDVSKPIGPFPNMLAAINLIQQTLNNETFLENSVYIYPNPTNDIINIAIGFNEISTIEVYDIMGKAVVTENDFSTSNGEIQLNLSELSEGIYFLKITANNQSIIKRIIKN, from the coding sequence ATGAAAATAAAACTAACAATCTTTTTTTTGTTTTCTATATCTTTTTTAACAAGTCAAAATAAATTGATAGTTTGTTTAGATATTGAGAAAAATGAAGTTGTTAGTTTTATTGATAATAATGGTTTTTTAATTGAACCTCTATATAAAATATCTGAAGAAAATTACAAGTTTTTAGAGCAAGATGCTTTGAGAATTTCTGGGACTGACTTTAGTGTAAAAAAATTAAAAAACTATTTTATCATATCTAATTTTAATCAATTTCTTATAGATTTTTTATCAACAAGTAAAATTCCTTTTTTTGCTTATACAGAAAGAATAGTTCCACCACCCGGGGATATTTTACCAATTACACCGGCATATGTTTCCCAACAAACTTATTTGCAATCAAACCCAGGTTTAAATGTTCAAGCTGTATGGAATTTAGGATATTCAGGACAAAATATTACGATTCATAATATTGAATATGGTTTTAATAAAAATCATGAAGAGTTTAATGAAACAAATTGTCATATAGCAACAGGAATGGATGTTAATTCTAGTGCTACAGCTAGTTATACAGAACATGGAACAGCTACTATGGGAGTTCTATTTGGACATAATGGTACTTATGGTATTACTGGAATTGCCCATGGGGCTCAACAAGTTTGGTTGTATCCTGAATGGCAGCAAAGCGGGTATAGTAGAATTAATGCTATTACTCAAGCATTAAATAATTCAACTGTTGGAGACGTAATTGTTTTTGAAATGCAAGCTTACGGTTTTAATGGAACTGTTTCAAATCCTCGTTTTGTTCCAGCAGAATATGACATTCTAGTTTGGAATCTTACAAAAGCACTAACAGATTCTGGGAGAATTGTAGTCGCAGCTGCAGGAAATGGATTCCAAAATTTAGATAGTTTAGATTATGAAAACTATATGAACTATGGAGATAGTGGGGCTATTATTGTTGGAGGCGGAACAGCCAATACAACTCATGCCATTTTTCCTCCTTATGTGGTTAGTGGAATAACTTATTCAAGTACATTTGGAAATAGAGTTGATGTTCAAGGTTGGTTTGAAAATGTAAGAACAACCGGAGCTATTCCAAATTCTGGATTTACTTTAATAGGTAATGATTTTAATCAATCTTACATGACTTTCACAGGTACTAGTTCAGCAACAGCTCAAATAGGTGGTGTAGTTACCGTATTACAATCCTATTATAAAAGTCAAACCAACAATACACTAACATCTCAACAGATGAGGGCAATTCTAAAAAATACCGGAATTCCTCAAGGAGGTGATGTTTCTAAGCCTATAGGTCCATTTCCTAATATGTTAGCGGCTATTAATTTAATACAGCAAACATTGAATAATGAAACATTTTTAGAAAATTCTGTTTATATTTACCCTAACCCTACAAATGATATTATTAATATCGCAATTGGTTTTAATGAAATTTCTACTATTGAAGTATATGATATAATGGGGAAAGCAGTAGTGACCG